Proteins from one Ketobacter alkanivorans genomic window:
- a CDS encoding DUF4126 domain-containing protein, protein MEEYQALISTIALTMGISWASGINLYAALLVLGIGGSTGNIDLPPDLQSLQDPLVIMAAGAMYAVEFFADKTPGVDSGWDTLHTFVRIPAGAMLAAGAVGDVTPSLEIAAGILGGGMAATSHATKAGTRLLINTSPEPVTNWIASFSEDLLVFGGLWAALNHPILFLVFLLVFIVLVIWLLPKIFRAIKLMVRKIGQWLGLVEKDQGGADNKLQQHYLDRLQQLKQLLDQGALTQEEFEAEKALLLTQRNKAST, encoded by the coding sequence TTGGAAGAATATCAAGCACTCATCAGCACCATTGCCCTCACTATGGGAATATCCTGGGCCAGTGGCATCAACCTTTATGCAGCCTTACTGGTACTGGGCATTGGCGGCTCAACCGGTAATATTGATCTGCCCCCCGACCTGCAGTCATTGCAAGATCCTCTGGTCATCATGGCCGCCGGGGCCATGTACGCGGTCGAGTTCTTTGCGGATAAAACACCCGGTGTCGACTCCGGCTGGGACACCCTGCACACCTTTGTACGCATTCCCGCCGGAGCCATGCTGGCAGCAGGGGCGGTCGGAGACGTCACCCCCTCACTGGAAATTGCTGCCGGTATTCTCGGTGGCGGTATGGCTGCCACATCCCACGCCACCAAAGCAGGTACGCGTCTGCTGATTAATACCTCACCTGAGCCTGTCACCAACTGGATTGCATCATTCAGTGAAGACTTGCTGGTATTCGGCGGCCTATGGGCTGCCCTGAATCATCCGATCCTGTTTCTTGTATTCCTGTTGGTATTTATCGTACTGGTAATATGGCTGCTGCCGAAAATATTCCGCGCCATCAAATTAATGGTACGCAAAATCGGGCAATGGTTAGGGCTGGTGGAAAAAGACCAAGGCGGGGCTGACAACAAGTTACAACAGCACTATCTGGACCGGCTGCAACAGCTAAAGCAACTGCTGGACCAAGGGGCGCTGACCCAGGAAGAATTCGAAGCCGAGAAAGCATTGCTGCTAACCCAAAGAAATAAAGCCAGTACCTGA
- a CDS encoding Na/Pi cotransporter family protein, whose product MSLSLSIVMFLAGLGLFLFGMSQLEEALKVLSSTSFRRFLRRTTSNPVSSMLGGTLTTMLVQSSSMVGLMMMALVGAGVIPLYNAVGVVLGANLGTTFTGWIVATLGFKLDLATLAVPLMGAGALWSVLLARREYWLAWGRLVLGLGLLLFGLDAMKGSMEAVSALFDVSVLQGYPAILYLLVGVLFAALIQSSSAAMMITLSALNAGIVDLPSAAALVIGADLGTTSTLMLGGMTGSAIKKQLALAHVLINVVTAVLAFSLLPLLLPLIQSSGLSDPLYHLVAFHSGFNLIGILLMLPFIKPFSHFLERRFLESEEDVRTYIQNVPVTVVSEAVDAVRKEVECLLVRVVALALQNMKLDGSSLELEDELQQRLDKALIDAGSFESRYDDIKTLEGEILEFCGAVQAGTVTPEQVKCLHRYLNSARHGVYAAKSQKDIRTNLVELRRSERPTLVQFYQDQMAQQALQLSALLTLLTTEHKPGHLREALDGLRERNRAAHYATQQALFVRGLHEGADERETSTLLNVNREFRASIHNFSKAIGFLRLQDEALVD is encoded by the coding sequence ATGTCGCTATCTTTAAGTATTGTAATGTTTCTTGCGGGACTGGGCCTGTTTCTGTTTGGCATGAGCCAGTTGGAGGAGGCCCTCAAAGTGCTGAGCAGCACTTCATTTCGCCGCTTTCTGCGTCGCACGACCAGCAACCCTGTCAGTTCGATGCTGGGCGGAACTCTAACCACTATGCTGGTGCAGAGCAGTTCGATGGTCGGGCTGATGATGATGGCGTTGGTGGGGGCGGGTGTGATTCCGCTCTACAATGCCGTTGGTGTGGTGCTGGGAGCGAATTTGGGCACTACCTTCACCGGCTGGATTGTGGCGACGCTGGGGTTCAAGCTGGATCTGGCGACGCTGGCGGTGCCTTTGATGGGGGCGGGTGCGCTTTGGAGTGTGTTGCTTGCCCGTCGCGAATATTGGCTGGCCTGGGGGAGATTGGTGTTGGGGCTGGGGTTGTTGTTGTTTGGCCTGGATGCCATGAAAGGCAGTATGGAGGCCGTGTCAGCCCTGTTTGATGTGTCCGTATTGCAAGGTTATCCGGCCATTCTCTATTTGCTGGTTGGGGTGTTGTTTGCTGCCCTGATTCAATCCAGTTCGGCCGCCATGATGATCACTTTAAGCGCGCTCAATGCCGGTATTGTGGATTTGCCATCTGCGGCCGCTTTGGTGATTGGGGCCGATCTGGGCACTACCAGTACCCTTATGTTGGGGGGTATGACCGGCAGCGCCATTAAGAAGCAGTTGGCGCTTGCTCATGTGCTGATCAATGTGGTCACTGCGGTGTTGGCGTTCAGTTTGTTGCCGTTATTGCTGCCGCTGATTCAATCTTCCGGCTTGTCTGATCCTCTGTATCACCTGGTAGCGTTCCACAGTGGTTTCAATCTGATTGGGATTCTTTTAATGCTGCCGTTTATCAAGCCATTCTCGCATTTTCTGGAGCGGCGTTTTCTGGAAAGCGAAGAGGATGTGCGCACCTATATTCAGAACGTGCCTGTTACCGTAGTGAGTGAAGCGGTGGATGCAGTGCGTAAGGAGGTGGAATGTTTGTTGGTGAGAGTGGTGGCGCTGGCGCTGCAGAATATGAAGCTGGATGGGAGCAGTCTGGAGCTTGAGGACGAGTTGCAACAGCGACTGGATAAGGCGCTGATCGATGCGGGATCTTTTGAGTCGCGCTATGACGATATCAAAACGCTGGAAGGCGAAATTCTTGAATTTTGCGGCGCTGTTCAGGCCGGTACGGTGACACCGGAGCAGGTAAAGTGCTTGCACCGTTATCTCAATAGTGCTCGTCATGGTGTGTATGCGGCCAAGTCGCAGAAAGATATTCGTACAAACCTGGTGGAGCTGCGGCGTTCCGAAAGGCCAACACTGGTGCAGTTCTATCAGGATCAAATGGCACAGCAGGCGCTGCAGTTGAGTGCATTGCTGACGTTGTTAACCACCGAGCACAAGCCTGGCCACTTGCGTGAGGCGTTGGATGGTTTGAGGGAGCGCAATCGAGCTGCTCATTATGCGACACAGCAAGCTCTGTTTGTGAGAGGCTTGCATGAGGGGGCCGATGAGCGGGAGACTTCGACTTTGTTGAACGTGAATCGCGAGTTTCGTGCTTCTATCCATAACTTTTCTAAGGCTATTGGGTTTCTGCGGTTGCAAGATGAAGCGCTGGTTGATTAA
- a CDS encoding M14 family metallopeptidase: MSLGSPLIRYWYHPTADSLGDTVEAFLQEMAGPTLLHIPGKNRQRKRAICTLLHGNEPSGTRGIFRWLKQGVEPAVDILCFFGSVKTSLQEPLFFYRHLPDDKDLNRCFKAPFECDQGRLAKAILDILQDMQPEALIDIHNTSGMGPSFSVSMKQDAQHEALTSLFTERMLVTGLRLGALFEYSERNVPTVTIECGGAQDPRADDIAYEGILRYVSQTDVLTPQQADWELDVLKEPVRLELRTDATITYSEAEDVYADITLPPNVERHNFGRITTDVQLGWVKPESWDKLIVNTPAGKDVKDKILKLEGNRLHPAQPLKLFMITTNATIAKSDCLFYAVTDDGSHLK, encoded by the coding sequence ATGAGCCTGGGCAGCCCCCTGATTCGCTACTGGTACCATCCCACCGCCGACAGCTTGGGAGACACCGTAGAGGCGTTCCTTCAGGAAATGGCCGGGCCCACCTTGCTCCATATTCCCGGCAAGAACCGGCAGCGCAAGCGTGCCATTTGCACCCTTCTACACGGCAATGAACCCTCCGGCACCCGTGGCATTTTTCGCTGGTTAAAACAGGGGGTCGAACCCGCTGTGGATATCCTTTGCTTCTTCGGCTCGGTCAAAACATCACTGCAGGAACCACTGTTTTTCTATCGCCATCTGCCCGACGACAAAGACCTGAACCGCTGCTTTAAAGCGCCCTTCGAATGCGATCAAGGCCGCCTAGCCAAAGCGATTCTGGATATACTGCAAGACATGCAGCCAGAAGCCCTGATCGATATCCACAACACATCCGGCATGGGCCCATCCTTCTCCGTTTCGATGAAACAGGATGCACAACATGAAGCACTCACCAGCCTGTTCACCGAGCGCATGCTGGTAACCGGTTTACGCCTGGGAGCACTCTTCGAATACAGTGAACGCAACGTGCCAACCGTGACCATTGAATGCGGCGGCGCCCAGGATCCAAGAGCCGATGATATCGCCTATGAAGGTATTCTCCGCTACGTCAGCCAAACCGACGTACTGACGCCACAACAGGCGGACTGGGAGCTGGATGTGCTGAAAGAACCGGTACGACTGGAATTACGGACAGATGCCACCATTACCTACAGCGAAGCAGAAGATGTGTACGCCGACATCACCCTGCCACCGAATGTCGAGCGTCACAACTTCGGCCGTATCACCACGGACGTACAACTGGGCTGGGTTAAGCCGGAAAGCTGGGACAAATTGATCGTCAACACACCGGCAGGCAAGGATGTAAAAGACAAAATACTGAAACTGGAAGGCAACCGGCTGCATCCGGCGCAGCCTCTTAAATTGTTCATGATCACAACCAACGCCACCATCGCCAAGAGCGACTGCCTGTTCTACGCCGTTACCGACGACGGCAGTCACCTGAAATAA